The Bubalus kerabau isolate K-KA32 ecotype Philippines breed swamp buffalo chromosome X, PCC_UOA_SB_1v2, whole genome shotgun sequence genome has a segment encoding these proteins:
- the LOC129640016 gene encoding PWWP domain-containing DNA repair factor 4-like: MMDAEYILCIWKGRFWPAKVLSRPSISPQQKRKRALSLEVQILSVDENISVKSTNIKTRNESTIENLTTSLAGQPEPSAPEEEEMAYISAITMAWDLLNKKGNYTTARVTGYPESKKQSPRRPQKQPRRRRREPSWGLQRSVRKRKISKSPVLPSEREDGPYPDKSQVCTPIAQIPSEMQTESYQSFGVHPNFPSLSEDDHEKEAKKKGDTSKVISLPCTVKDVGVDVRGGCVLPSLTPGFILTVLKALEERAQNTCLKSLAVCPEHATFSGNVDPGEGTCNSGSEGTEASSNAPNLGLRYSLCLTNRKRKLQAPGCEEEWQESQPSAGSKAIKHTSAIKKGGGKELGQLTSMAFPEELCPIERGMLVWFKFQNNPFWPAMVKSVSPTEQTARVLLIEANMHCEKSGIQVPLQRLKHLDYNGKEKLMKRASKVYGESVNWCFSLISNYREGFVSGSFVGSFLDYYAADVTYPMRKAIQEGDLQMDFPKVNYSDLEDSEEETSVALKRHCKRILPDWMRAAWDRANQKLVDFIMKRKGADPHLLDIVKGRKESRWLESFLNSQRYVVPIETYLEDDDQLDVVVSHLREIYKHINKKALALRRDDPVSFFLEVLLPEAIICSTTALDGLDYKEAEAKYLQGPPVHSQEEELFDKKILKKIRKRSAERYKAKLSPCAQQGIRETSQPHH, from the coding sequence ATGATGGATGCTGAGTATATCCTCTGCATTTGGAAAGGCCGCTTTTGGCCAGCCAAGGTCTTGTCCAGACCCAGCATCTCAccacaacagaagaggaaaagggcCCTTTCTCTGGAAGTTCAGATACTCTCAGTAGATGAAAATATCAGTGTGAAAAGCACAAACATAAAGACCCGAAATGAGTCCACGATTGAAAACCTCACCACCTCACTAGCAGGCCAGCCGGAGCCCAGTGCCCcagaagaagaggaaatggccTACATATCTGCTATTACAATGGCTTGGGACCTTCTGAATAAGAAAGGAAATTACACTACAGCAAGAGTCACGGGTTATCCAGAGTCCAAGAAGCAGTCTCCAAGGAGACCACAAAAGCAACCTCGTAGAAGGCGTCGGGAGCCCAGTTGGGGCTTACAGAGGAGTGTGAGGAAAAGGAAAATCTCCAAATCACCCGTGCTACCTTCAGAGAGGGAGGATGGCCCATATCCTGACAAGTCGCAGGTATGCACACCCATTGCCCAGATCCCAAGTGAAATGCAAACAGAGTCATATCAGAGCTTTGGGGTGCACCCAAacttcccatcactttcagaagaTGACCATGAGAAAGAGGCCAAGAAAAAGGGGGACACCTCAAAAGTTATATCCTTGCCCTGTACAGTGAAGGATGTGGGTGTAGATGTTAGAGGTGGATGTGTGCTTCCATCACTTACACCGGGTTTCATCCTCACTGTGCTCAAGGCTCTGGAAGAGCGGGCACAAAACACCTGCCTCAAGTCCCTAGCTGTGTGCCCTGAACATGCTACGTTCTCAGGGAATGTTGACCCTGGAGAGGGCACCTGCAACTcaggctcagaaggcacagaggCATCCTCCAATGCCCCTAACCTGGGCCTGCGTTATTCACTCTGCctaacaaacagaaaaaggaagctGCAGGCCCCAGGGTGTGAGGAAGAGTGGCAAGAATCTCAACCCTCAGCTGGCTCAAAGGCTATTAAGCACACCAGTGCCATCAAGAAGGGCGGGGGCAAGGAATTGGGACAGCTGACAAGCATGGCGTTCCCAGAGGAGCTGTGTCCCATTGAGAGAGGAATGCTGGTCTGGTTTAAGTTTCAGAATAATCCATTTTGGCCAGCCATGGTCAAGAGTGTCAGCCCAACTGAGCAGACTGCAAGGGTGCTTTTGATTGAGGCCAACATGCATTGTGAGAAGAGCGGTATTCAAGTTCCTCTTCAAAGGTTGAAGCATCTGGATTATAATGGCAAAGAAAAGCTAATGAAGAGAGCCAGCAAAGTATATGGGGAAAGTGTGAACTGGTGTTTCTCACTGATTTCCAACTACAGAGAAGGGTTTGTAAGTGGGTCTTTTGTGGGCTCTTTCCTGGACTATTATGCTGCTGACGTCACTTACCCCATGAGGAAAGCCATCCAGGAAGGAGATCTGCAGATGGATTTCCCCAAGGTGAATTATTCTGACCTGGAAGATTCTGAGGAGGAGACCTCTGTGGCTTTAAAGAGGCACTGCAAGAGAATCCTCCCTGACTGGATGAGGGCTGCTTGGGACCGAGCCAACCAGAAGCTGGTGGACTTCATCATGAAAAGAAAGGGGGCTGACCCACATCTTCTGGACATCGTCAAAGGCAGGAAAGAATCCAGGTGGCTTGAATCATTTCTGAATTCACAGAGGTACGTGGTCCCCATTGAAACATACCTGGAGGATGACGATCAGCTGGATGTGGTGGTAAGCCACTTACGAGAAATCTACAAACACATAAACAAGAAAGCGCTGGCTCTGAGGAGAGATGACCCAGTGAGCTTCTTTCTGGAAGTTCTTCTGCCAGAAGCAATCATTTGTTCAACTACTGCACTGGATGGATTGGACTACAAGGAGGCAGAAGCAAAGTACCTGCAAGGGCCACCTGTGCATTCCCAGGAAGAAGAACTGTTTGATAAGAAAATcctgaagaaaataagaaagagatcAGCTGAGAGGTACAAGGCTAAACTCTCCCCCTGTGCCCAACAGGGCATCAGGGAGACATCTCAGCCACACCATTAG